A single region of the Brachypodium distachyon strain Bd21 chromosome 3, Brachypodium_distachyon_v3.0, whole genome shotgun sequence genome encodes:
- the LOC100822567 gene encoding HMG-Y-related protein A, with protein sequence MATEEAPKPAPLPPYPEMILEAIEALNDKQGSNKSAISKHIEGKYGDLPPAHGSLLTAHLSRMKESGELLFLKNNYFRADAPDAPPKRGRGRPPKSKDPNAPPPQPKPKPASPRPRGRPSKPKDPEAQQAERPAKKPKPAAPAPAPAPAADGSAPVKRGRGRPPKVRPAEPAAA encoded by the exons ATGGCCACCGAGGAAGCCCCCAAACCGGCCCCGCTCCCGCCTTATCCCGAG ATGATACTGGAGGCGATCGAGGCGCTGAACGACAAGCAAGGGTCGAACAAGTCGGCGATCTCGAAGCACATCGAGGGCAAGTACGGCGACCTGCCGCCGGCGCACGGCTCGCTGCTGACGGCGCACCTGTCGCGCATGAAGGAGTCCGGCGAGCTGCTCTTCCTCAAGAACAACTACTTCCGCGCCGACGCGCCCGACGCGCCGCCCAAGCGCGGCCGTGGCCGCCCGCCCAAGTCCAAGGACCCcaacgcgccgccgccgcagcccaagcccaagcccgcCTCCCCGCGCCCCCGCGGCCGCCCCTCCAAGCCCAAGGACCCCGAAGCCCAACAGGCCGAGCGCCCGGCCAAGAAGCCCAAGCCCgccgccccggccccggccccggccccaGCCGCCGACGGATCTGCCCCCGTCaagcgcggccgcggccgtccCCCCAAGGTACGCCCCgccgagccggcggcggcctga